Proteins found in one Candidatus Cloacimonadota bacterium genomic segment:
- a CDS encoding HDIG domain-containing protein, translated as MNSKYLLTIILTAFVIVGLYHIFAVSRFNYPEYQLKEGQVAETEIIAPFDFPVLKSAQQLSNEQEESIRSLSMPYRISDEPLFDALSTMDIIWAVFFRFPDLERADLQKEFEKAGFPLTVESLKFAMDSNARDRVYDDLRLALTEIYNQGIYENIEADSISLWQTDTETRMSITEFLSVQAAEAKLIEKVPEAEKLILDTNKALVKANVLPDKELFTELSQRKLSQIPDTESIVLQNEVVIRKNARVGKSEIEKLESLQAAYVSRNIQKSAFQQMLLALGLLLYVFVILLVANHYYGIYNKDFREHLADYLPINLGFVLITLFAILGNHVLGLNNLLIPFALTVVAAAILVGIEFGILYSITSMLIVSPFINWETYPPIVFILSSIITIILIKRQKAQHEFLSIWFYLLLSGSVVTVAISIYKSDPINIVFRNIGFGLISSAISIMGIIIIVPYYEKKWNRATKQTLLELLDFNHPLLKKLATSAVGTYHHSLIVGNLAERAAEAIGANPLLARVGSYYHDIGKIINTEIFTENNEDSSEIHDEMSPDKSASLIKNHVLEGITLAKKYKIPQPVIDIIVQHHGDSLIRYFYDRAEKMSLATDTENYRYPGPRPQSKEAALVMIADIVESTTKAKTILNEKDIEKIIDDTISRLIREGQFDEAPITMKDLSKIKQSMLPVLGSIYRKRLDYPEDNDRN; from the coding sequence ATGAATTCGAAATATCTCTTAACTATAATTCTAACAGCATTTGTGATTGTTGGCTTATACCATATATTTGCTGTAAGTAGATTTAATTATCCGGAGTATCAGCTCAAAGAAGGACAAGTAGCAGAAACAGAAATTATTGCTCCTTTCGACTTTCCGGTGTTGAAATCGGCGCAACAGCTAAGTAATGAGCAAGAAGAAAGCATCCGAAGTTTGTCCATGCCCTATCGCATAAGTGACGAACCGCTGTTTGATGCCTTGAGTACGATGGACATCATCTGGGCAGTATTCTTTCGCTTCCCAGATTTGGAGAGGGCAGATCTACAGAAAGAATTTGAAAAGGCAGGATTTCCGCTTACGGTAGAATCCCTCAAATTTGCGATGGACAGCAACGCAAGGGATAGGGTTTATGATGACCTGCGTCTTGCACTTACAGAAATATATAATCAGGGCATCTACGAAAACATTGAGGCAGATTCTATCAGCCTTTGGCAAACCGATACTGAAACACGAATGTCAATAACCGAATTTCTTTCGGTTCAAGCAGCAGAAGCTAAGCTAATTGAAAAAGTCCCCGAAGCCGAAAAACTCATCTTGGATACCAACAAAGCTTTAGTAAAAGCTAATGTTTTGCCAGATAAAGAATTATTTACAGAATTGAGCCAACGTAAGCTTAGCCAAATTCCGGATACAGAAAGCATCGTATTACAAAATGAAGTTGTGATTCGAAAAAACGCTCGGGTAGGAAAAAGTGAAATAGAGAAATTGGAATCTTTACAAGCAGCCTATGTATCTCGAAATATTCAAAAATCCGCTTTTCAGCAAATGCTTTTAGCGTTGGGGTTGTTACTCTATGTATTCGTGATTTTACTGGTGGCAAACCATTATTATGGAATCTATAATAAAGATTTTCGAGAACACTTGGCGGATTATCTGCCGATCAACCTGGGCTTTGTGCTAATTACGCTTTTTGCTATTCTCGGCAATCACGTTTTGGGGCTCAATAATCTTCTTATTCCTTTTGCCCTAACCGTTGTTGCGGCAGCAATATTGGTGGGAATTGAATTTGGTATCCTGTACTCCATCACTTCGATGCTTATTGTAAGTCCCTTTATCAATTGGGAAACATATCCCCCTATAGTATTCATATTAAGTTCAATAATAACGATTATTTTAATCAAGCGGCAAAAAGCGCAACATGAATTTCTTTCTATATGGTTTTATCTCCTATTAAGCGGAAGTGTTGTAACCGTAGCAATTTCGATATACAAAAGTGACCCTATAAACATAGTTTTCCGCAATATAGGCTTTGGCCTTATCTCCAGCGCTATAAGCATCATGGGCATCATCATAATAGTTCCATATTACGAAAAGAAATGGAATAGAGCCACAAAACAAACTTTGTTAGAGCTGTTGGATTTCAATCATCCCTTGCTCAAAAAGCTTGCTACTTCTGCCGTAGGAACATATCATCACAGCCTGATTGTTGGCAATCTTGCCGAAAGAGCCGCTGAAGCCATTGGGGCAAATCCACTTTTAGCAAGGGTAGGCAGCTACTATCATGATATTGGCAAAATCATCAATACCGAAATCTTTACAGAAAACAATGAAGACAGCTCGGAAATTCATGATGAGATGAGCCCAGATAAAAGTGCGTCACTTATAAAAAATCACGTGCTTGAAGGAATTACTCTGGCAAAAAAATACAAAATACCTCAACCCGTAATAGACATAATTGTACAACATCATGGCGATAGCCTTATTCGCTATTTTTATGATCGTGCCGAAAAGATGAGTCTTGCCACAGATACAGAAAACTATAGATATCCGGGACCCCGACCTCAAAGCAAAGAGGCAGCATTAGTGATGATTGCCGATATTGTGGAAAGCACCACAAAAGCAAAAACTATATTAAACGAGAAGGATATCGAGAAAATAATTGACGACACGATATCCCGCTTAATAAGAGAAGGTCAATTTGATGAAGCCCCAATTACAATGAAGGATCTTTCTAAAATAAAACAGTCCATGTTGCCAGTTTTGGGCAGCATTTACCGCAAACGCTTGGACTACCCAGAGGATAATGACAGAAATTGA
- the ybeY gene encoding rRNA maturation RNase YbeY — MTEIEIQGDLPLGITKEQIEPFAHRILSSEAPGIKFEISILCTNSEDMRKYNHFYRGVDNNTDALSFKGESLILEGVETQFCDIIIDTKQVFKQKGKNTFNEEFWQVLIHALLHLAGFDHIRTSDKEKMEDAEENYRKQIPEGLA; from the coding sequence ATGACAGAAATTGAGATACAAGGAGATCTGCCATTAGGAATTACTAAGGAGCAGATTGAACCTTTTGCACACAGAATACTAAGCTCGGAAGCACCCGGAATAAAGTTTGAGATTAGCATTTTATGCACAAACAGCGAAGATATGCGTAAATATAACCACTTCTACCGAGGCGTTGACAATAATACAGACGCGTTGAGCTTTAAAGGGGAAAGTCTAATTTTAGAAGGGGTTGAAACACAGTTTTGTGATATTATTATTGACACAAAACAGGTATTTAAGCAAAAGGGGAAAAATACTTTCAACGAGGAATTTTGGCAGGTTCTGATTCATGCTCTGCTTCATCTGGCAGGCTTCGATCATATAAGAACCTCAGACAAGGAAAAAATGGAAGACGCTGAAGAAAATTACCGAAAGCAGATACCGGAAGGGTTGGCATAA